CCAGTCGGAGAGCTTCAATTGCCGTTTCCATAGAAGCATAAGCCGTTACAATAATAAAAAAGACCTCCGGGGCTTTATCACGGACTTCTTTCATAAGATCGAGTCCGCCCATGCGTGGCATATCAATGTCTGAAATCACCACATCCGGCATCCGGGTTTCCATTTTAGACAGGGCTTCTTTTCCATCACCAGCCTGATCACATAGAAATCCCCGTTTTCGGAGGATAGTCATCAGGGCTTCCCGGAAAATGGGATCATCATCGACCAGAAGAATTTTGTATGCCACGCATATCTCCTTTGAAGACCGGAAGTATAATTTTTACGGTTGTTCCGCATCCTTCTTTACTATCAAGAGCTATCTTTCCACCCATGGATGTCACAATATGGTGACAAACCCATAAACCCAGACCGGTTCCCTGGTTCTCTGACCGGGTAGTAAAAAAGGGCTCAAAAACCCGTTCCAGGTATTTCCGTGGGATACCTTCCCCGTTATCTAAAATCTCAAGGGTGATCTGGTCATCCAGGACTGTCGACTTTATCCGGAGCACCGGCTTTTCACACTGGCGCATGGCATAGCCGGCATTTAAAAATACATTAATAAATACTTGAAGTAATTGATCATAGGCAAAATAAACAGGTGCCCCGTCCCGGGTAAGTTCCTCAACAATCCGGACATCCTTGAGGATTGCATCAAAACGGACAATCCGGATTGCATCCCGGACCAGGGTGTTCACGTTAATAATTTCCTGTTGACCCTGAAGGGGGCGGCTTAGATCCACCAACTGACGGACTGTTTTGGACAGATATTCCACCTGTCGGGAAATCATGCCCAGGGTATTTTCGACGTATTCATCACGAACATGAGCTTCCAGCATTTGCACAAGGGAACTGATGGATACCATGGGCTTTGAAACATCGTGGGCGATGCCAGCGGCTAACTGTCCCAATGCAGACAATTTTTCACTTTGAGCCATCTGTTTTTCAAGCCGGCTTCGTTCTGTAATATCGTGGCCAAAAAAGAGGAGGACGGACTGACCGTACTGAAAATCCACCAGGAGTTTTACATTCCATAAAAGCTGCCTTTCCTCTCCTTTAGGTGTCCGGTATTCTATTTCCAATTCTTCAAATCGTCCCTTTTCCTTCAGGTTATTCCGCAATTGCCGACGATCAGAGGATTTGAGCTGCAAAACATCCAGAATAACTTGATCCAGGCGTTCCTGTTTCCGGAGATCCAACACCTTTTCAGCCCAGGGATTCATATCTTTGATCCGATATCTGGCATCCGTCCGGATAAACATGATATTTGCCGTAGAAATCAGTTCATGAGTATACCGCTTCTGTTGGCGAAGTTCGATTTCCAACTGCCTTTCATGGGGGATATACTGGAGCAGCAATCCAAGAGAATCATCTTTGTCTTCCAGGTATCTGAGAGTGACCAAAAATAAAACGCGGTTCGTTTTACCTTTCTTCAAAAAAAGATACACAGCCTTTTCCCGAAGCAGCACGGGCAGACATTCACCCCAATTGTGAAAAGGACTCTTCGTCCAGTCTACCAGAGTTTGAAAAAAAACCGGCAACTCCCCCGGGAAATATTTCTCAAAATCATCAGAAAGGGAGAGTATTCGTCCCTCCCTGCTAATTGTAATTTTTCCGGATCGAACCATGGATAATACATATCCTCCTTTCCAATAGGTTAATAAATTATTTTATGATTATCAACGGCTGAATCCTTTATTTTTTGAAAAAACCAGCGTACTTTTCATTATGGATATTCATTTTTTCAGACCCGTTAAGCTCTTCATGGCAGTTTTATATAATAAACAGGGCGATCCGGCTGATTTTATTCCCCACTTAGCCCGGATTTTTTCACCGGTGGATTATCGAAGTCCTGTTTACCCATTTGATCACACCCATTACTACGAAGAAGAAATGGGTTCTTCTTTATCCCGGATACTTCTGAGCTTTGAAAGACTTATTTCCCCAGACACCCTGGCAGAGATCAAGCATCTTACCCGGGTTGTTGAAAGCATATACAGCCACGGGGCAAACCGAAACATTAATTTGGATCCGGGATATCTGGATCTGGATAAAGTTGTACTGGCATCGGCCAAATACGGACGGCAAAAAATTCCGTTGAAAGATGGGATTTTTGCCGATCCTACTCTGGAATTCACCCGGCATAACTTCAAGCCCTTTGAGTGGACTTTTCCGGATTTTTCTACCCAATTATACTATGAAGATTTAAGACACATCCGTGTGATATATAAACACCAATTACGTGAATTGACCTAATTTGTATCGAATGTCCGACGGGTTCTGTCTTTAAAAACCCCGGGGAATTTCAGAATCCGGTTATGCATGACCACGTAGATACCCGGCTCCACAAGTCTGGCAGCGATCAGGCTCTCTGTTACATTTTGTACGGCATCGCTGTCTCTGAATTCATACGGACGCATAGCCCCGGTGAAAATAATGGGACAAGGAGGATTTTTTATTTCATGGTAGAGTAATTCACCTGTGTTTTCCAACGTATCGGTCCCATGGAGAATGATCACCGCATCGCCATTTTTCATCTCCAGGCGTGTTAAACGAAGGACCAGGTCCCGGTCCTCATCGGTCATATCCAGAGAGTCCTTGAAGATAATGTTTCTTTGCTGTATCTCCAGATCCGGCAGGCGGAGAGAACCCAGAATTTTCGTCAGGATTGAACTGTAATTCTTTAACGACCCATCCTGCTCATTATAGGTTTTTTCGATGGTCCCGCCGGTTGTAATGATGGTTATTTTCATATTTTTCTCATTTTGAACGTTCAAACGTTCAGACGTTTAGACGTTGGGACATTGTTTAGACGTTGAGACGTTGGGGCGTAACATTTTGTCCGTCTATGTTACAAATATAAAAAAATGGAGTGAATGATGAAGAAATATTTTCTATTGATTTTGGGGATTGGCTTACTGGCTGGATGCAGTAAGCTGGAAAACAACAAACAGTTCAACACAACAGAATATGGAGCAACCATGTTAAAATATCCTTATAAACGGGCTGACCTTCCCTTTGGCCTGAACGATCTGGAACCTTACATGGATACCAAAACAGTGGATATCCATTACAACAAACACCACAAAGGTTATACGGACAAACTGAATGCGGCGATCGCCGGCACAGATCTGGAAAAAAAGAGTCTGATCGAGATTTTCAGAAACGTTAGTCAATATCCGGATGCAGTCCTGAATAACAGCGGTGGTTTTTACAACCATGAACTTTTCTGGGCACATCTGAGTCAGGACGGAGCAAAAAAGCCATCGGGAAAACTTGCAGAAGAGATCAACAAGACCTTTGAATCTTTTGAAACCTTTCAAAAGGTCTTTGAAAGTGCTGCTGCGAGCCGATTCGGCAGTGGCTGGGCCTGGCTGAGTGTGGATTTCAACGGCCGTCTTTTTGTAAGTTCAACTCCCAATCAGGTGAATCCCCTGATGGATGTGGCCGAAGAACAGGGATTTCCCATTCTGGGCATCGATGTGTGGGAACATGCATACTACCTTCTCTACCAGAACCGGAGACCGGAATACATCAAAAACTTCTGGAATATTGTGAATTGGGATGTGGTGGGCAAGAACTATGAAAATGTCTTGAAGGCGTTGTAGGACAGTCGTCAGTCGTCAGTCGAAAGTCGAAAGTCAAAAGACAGTAGCGAGGTACGAGGAGCGAGCCCCGTGAAATACGCTTCGCTGATTTCACAGGGGAGGGGTGAGAATCTGTAAGGGCGAACCTTGTGTTCGCCCGAAGGATTGTCTGCCTCATGAAAAGGGACCGAATTTATTGGAATATTTCACGAGGGGATTTGATTGATTAGATTGTTGTGTTTAGCTGAACTGAAGATGAGATTATAGGAGAGATGGAATATATGATTTCGGTTAGATGACGCCCCCCACCCCGGGGGTAAGATACACCGAAATCCAATATGAAGCAAGTTTATATTGTTATTCGTATATTTGTTTTGACGAATTATATATAACAGCTTGAGACCTTATATTAATCATCCCGGTCATTGAGTTAATAGGTGACAGTCGGCAGCAGACAGTCAACTGAGGCACTTTTTGCCGTTCAATTGCTTCGCTCAGTAATCAAACGCCTTCAGCGTTTAAATATTCAAAACTCACTCCGCTCGTTTCAATAATTCCATTAACCTCAACCTCCCCTGTGAAATACGTTCCACTAATTTCACGGGGCTTAACCTTAACCTTAACCTCCCCTGTGAAATACACTGCGCTCATTTCACGGGGCTTAACCTTAACCTTATTCTTCTCTTGACATTCACTCAAAAAATCCCTGAATTCTAATACAAACAAAAGGAATCGCCATGAAAATATGGATTCTTTTTTTTCTTTTGATGTGTCAGGTTTTTTTATTCGGAGAGGATTACGATAGAGCCCGTGAAGAGATGGTCCGGTATCAGCTTGAAAACAGGGACATTAAAAACAAAGTAGTTTTAAATACCATGAAGAGTGTCCCGCGACACGAGTTTGTACCGGATAAAGAGAAACGCAATGCGTACGATGACAGGCCTTTGCCTATAGGTTACGGACAGACAATCTCTCAGCCTTACATCGTGGCTTATATGACACAGGTTATTGATCCCAAGCCGGAGTACCGCATTCTGGAAATCGGAACCGGATCCGGCTATCAGGCAGCGGTTTTGGCGGAAATTGCAGATTCAGTCTTTACCATAGAAATCGTTAAGGGATTGGCAGACAGGGCACAGTCGGCTTTGGAGGAAAACGGGTACGCTAACGTGGTAATCCGGCATGGGGACGGGTATTACGGTTGGGAATCGAAAGCTCCCTTTGACGCTATTG
This window of the Candidatus Neomarinimicrobiota bacterium genome carries:
- a CDS encoding DUF4416 family protein; translated protein: MDIHFFRPVKLFMAVLYNKQGDPADFIPHLARIFSPVDYRSPVYPFDHTHYYEEEMGSSLSRILLSFERLISPDTLAEIKHLTRVVESIYSHGANRNINLDPGYLDLDKVVLASAKYGRQKIPLKDGIFADPTLEFTRHNFKPFEWTFPDFSTQLYYEDLRHIRVIYKHQLRELT
- a CDS encoding protein-L-isoaspartate(D-aspartate) O-methyltransferase, whose protein sequence is MKIWILFFLLMCQVFLFGEDYDRAREEMVRYQLENRDIKNKVVLNTMKSVPRHEFVPDKEKRNAYDDRPLPIGYGQTISQPYIVAYMTQVIDPKPEYRILEIGTGSGYQAAVLAEIADSVFTIEIVKGLADRAQSALEENGYANVVIRHGDGYYGWESKAPFDAIVVTAAAEHIPPPLIKQLKPDGKMIIPVGSPFMIQNLMLVEKKGESVRTTSLFPVRFVPLTREPR
- a CDS encoding superoxide dismutase, whose product is MKKYFLLILGIGLLAGCSKLENNKQFNTTEYGATMLKYPYKRADLPFGLNDLEPYMDTKTVDIHYNKHHKGYTDKLNAAIAGTDLEKKSLIEIFRNVSQYPDAVLNNSGGFYNHELFWAHLSQDGAKKPSGKLAEEINKTFESFETFQKVFESAAASRFGSGWAWLSVDFNGRLFVSSTPNQVNPLMDVAEEQGFPILGIDVWEHAYYLLYQNRRPEYIKNFWNIVNWDVVGKNYENVLKAL